The sequence ttgttcTGCAGCTTGGTCTTCATGTTCTTCACCCTCTCCACTATGGCACTATAATATGTGTGACATTTCTCTGCCACGGCGCTATAATACGTGTGGGATCGGACCCTTACTCGCTGCCCCAAGTCCTTAATCCCGTCTTCATATTTCACATATACCACTGGTGCAGTAAGCCCCATCATAACCCCTGCATTGCCATGTACTTAGAAAACACAACTAGATTACTGGAACATAGGTAAATTAGTACTATAGATATAATTAATTACCAAGGAAGAGAAGCGTAGGTAAATCAAGATGGCTGGCCACAACCGAAAGCAGACCCAACGAAGCTACAGTTCCCACAAAGACGAACCACTCTCTCTCAGTACTCACGCTAAACAGAAACCTTAGGCTTTTCTCAACCGATTCACGAAATTTGGTGCCTGCTTCCACAACTGATTCGTCGTTTATGTACATCATTGACATGTCCAGGGGCTCTCTGCAAAAATATATCAGCACCCGGATTTTACTGAGTTTCTTGATCAGAAGAGGAAAAGGACACTACTTTGTTCCGTCGACACTTGATGTCATAGTGACAATGTGAGACCAGATAACAAAAAGTTAATAACAGACAAGTTAGACTTCACTTAAAACAATAAGATCACAGAATTATATTGTAAGTTCTGTGACACCACAGTAATTATCTAACAGTAAAACCACTAAATTTGAGCCTCTACGGCTATAGATTTGGGGTTCCATTATTTTCTATTGGATAAAGTCCAATTATTTTAATatgccaaaaataatttttttacttctaTTGTTACAAGAGTATCACATTGTTGTAGTAAAGTGGGTAAAGTGCAGCCATTTTAAGTAACATTACAAAAACTATTTCTGTAATGCgtgaaattaataaatataacacCAAATGACACGAAGCTGGAAACACAAacgaaaaaataatttaaagaaaaactttGGGGCAGTAGCTTACTTCCCCAAGAGCATATATATGTTtccccaaagaaagatggaagcAATGGCGAACATGGCGATCCAGGACGCCAGCGTTATAAAGGTCAATCCATATATATCAAGTGACAGCCATATCGTTGTAGCTGCTAATAGTGCAACAACACTATTACTCTTCCTCTTCCATAAAATTAAATCTCCGAGTGTACCTTAGAAAAAACGTAAAACATTCGCATTATAGCAACACAACATTGCACCAGCCGAGGTGAAGAGGAGAGAATGCGAGGGGGCCATGAAGGGCTAATGGATTAAGTAGGAATATCAGGGGTGAAGGTAAGCTTTAGCATATGTTTTCGGTCATAAGAAATTCACTAAACATGTAAAAAACATTAAATTCAGAACCAAATATTAACATTTGATGCTGCAGTCAAAGAATCCAAAACTCATGAAGCCTAAATTCCGGATGCTCTCTGATTAGGATTAAGTAATATAAAATGATATACTAGTGCAAGTGAGTTGATTTCCCAAATGGTCACTCAAACTCAACTAATAGTTACTATATGAGAAATTcactttctttgttgaaacaaATTGTTATTGAAAAAGGGGGTGAATATATCTGAGATAATACTAACTATAGGGGAGAGAAATTAATCCGTGTAAAGAtaattcgttttttttttttttttttgagaatgaaaagataattcaactttTAGCTAGCTACATATGTTAGTTATCAATTTGATCTGGTTATTACCATTATACCCTTTTTATCAGTCTAACACTAAAGCTTAACCTGGAGATTTCTTGAAATCGCATTATATTCGGtccattcacttttacttgtcacatttcaTTTTACAAAAGCAAATTTGATAAATCTTCGAAGCCAAATTGAATAGACTGTATTTTAAATTTAGATTGCGAAAAACTATAGGAATAATCTTATAAGTTGCAGTCATTCACATATTAATATGACCGAAAAAAACATATTGAAGTGTTGATCAAAGTCCACGCAGACTTTGTGTAAGCAAAACATGCATGACAAGTATAATATTGGTTAAAAACATTTTACACTAATATTGCGCGGAAGTTAAATCATGGATTACACCTGTATTATTGACAACATCGCGAGCAGGTGCAGTTATTGGAGAGTCTGTAGAAGTCTGCTGGTTGGATTCTGCAAACAAAGCCAATATTACACTGTAGACAAAAAGGAACTTACAAAAAgagggaatatatatatatatatatatatatgaaagagtTATATATGGAGAAACCTGAATTGTTGACAAGTTCAGGAGTTGGTGAAATTGGCGGAGATTCAGTTGTAGTCTGCATATTGAATGAAGGCTACAAATTAAACAGaggaaaaatggagaagaaaattAAAGGCACTTATGAAGGGAACTTTGTAGTTTAATTTGTATGTTGGAAGGAAAAAGAGTGAGGAGAAATGTGAAGGGAAGAGTGTGAGAAAAACACATTAGTGATTACAGATGGCGGTCAAGTGAGTGAAAGACGTGGAGTCCATGCAGGGTTGCGCCACGAAGCAATTTGATATTTATCTCAATTGGGGTACTTGTAATTGAAGCCCAGCGTCCACAAATGAAGGGCTGATTTGGGCAAGGAAGAGGTATCTAACATAACATGTCCATAAATTACAACTTGCAAACAAAAGTGACAGAAAATAGACAATAGGCTAAATTTGCATGAGTATTTTGGGCCTGACATTATTTGATAACTTAAAGCACAGGCCATAGCTAGAATGGTTCTTTTCTATTCCTTCCCAAAAGGTTATAGATCCCAAAGCTGAATGAAGTTGGTTTGAATGTATATTTGTTTGCATGAGTCTTTTGAATAATTTAATTGGAATTGTCTTAAGAAAGACAGCCACGTTCCTTTTTGCTCGTCTGATAAGGCTTtcgttgttttaatttatttgtcttatgttttcttttaaatatttatcttttttctaatCTGATTACTTCAAGTATTTTGTGTTGAATCAGATCAAGAGAAACAAATT comes from Capsicum annuum cultivar UCD-10X-F1 chromosome 2, UCD10Xv1.1, whole genome shotgun sequence and encodes:
- the LOC107860331 gene encoding reticulon-like protein B13 codes for the protein MQTTTESPPISPTPELVNNSESNQQTSTDSPITAPARDVVNNTGTLGDLILWKRKSNSVVALLAATTIWLSLDIYGLTFITLASWIAMFAIASIFLWGNIYMLLGKEPLDMSMMYINDESVVEAGTKFRESVEKSLRFLFSVSTEREWFVFVGTVASLGLLSVVASHLDLPTLLFLGVMMGLTAPVVYVKYEDGIKDLGQRVRVRSHTYYSAVAEKCHTYYSAIVERVKNMKTKLQNKKRKKTE